In Alkalihalobacillus sp. FSL W8-0930, a single window of DNA contains:
- a CDS encoding bile acid:sodium symporter family protein, with amino-acid sequence MQGVERVGQVISKYFALIVILVSIIAFIAPGGFTWIVPYITLLLGIIMFGMGLTMKATDFAIVAKKPIPVIIGVIAQFVFMPGIAFALTQLFDFPYELAVGIILVGACPGGTASNVMVFLSKGDLPLSVAMTSISTLLAPIMTPAIVLLLASQYVDVNTGSMFLSIVQVVIIPIVLGILLRRFFPKVVTKSVPALPLVSILAILAIVTAVVSNNKENLATTAFILFLAVLLHNTLGLLLGYIAAWMFKLDESKKRAVSIEIGMQNSGLGASLATQYFEPITALPSAIFSVVHNITGPIMVSIWSKRPIKE; translated from the coding sequence ATGCAAGGAGTAGAGAGAGTAGGACAAGTGATTAGTAAGTATTTTGCACTTATTGTTATTTTAGTTAGTATTATCGCGTTTATAGCGCCTGGTGGATTTACATGGATCGTTCCGTACATCACACTATTACTTGGTATCATTATGTTTGGTATGGGGTTAACGATGAAAGCAACTGATTTTGCCATCGTCGCTAAGAAGCCAATCCCGGTTATTATTGGGGTTATCGCACAGTTTGTATTTATGCCTGGGATCGCCTTTGCGCTCACTCAGCTGTTTGATTTTCCTTATGAATTAGCTGTTGGTATTATTTTAGTTGGAGCGTGTCCCGGTGGTACAGCATCAAATGTCATGGTGTTTTTATCTAAAGGAGACTTGCCACTATCAGTAGCAATGACATCCATTTCTACATTACTCGCTCCAATTATGACACCAGCCATTGTTTTGCTTTTAGCTAGCCAATACGTGGATGTAAATACAGGCTCCATGTTCTTATCGATTGTACAAGTGGTTATTATTCCAATTGTACTCGGAATCTTACTTCGGAGGTTCTTCCCTAAAGTCGTTACTAAAAGTGTTCCTGCACTACCGCTCGTGTCAATCTTGGCGATCCTTGCCATCGTGACAGCGGTTGTGTCTAACAATAAAGAAAACCTAGCGACAACGGCTTTTATTCTATTTTTAGCTGTGTTACTTCATAATACGTTAGGGTTACTACTAGGATATATAGCCGCATGGATGTTTAAGCTTGATGAAAGTAAGAAGCGTGCGGTGTCCATTGAAATTGGCATGCAAAACTCAGGGTTAGGTGCATCGCTTGCCACGCAATATTTTGAACCGATCACAGCCTTACCAAGTGCAATCTTTTCAGTAGTTCATAACATCACTGGGCCAATTATGGTATCGATTTGGTCTAAGAGACCAATTAAGGAGTAA
- a CDS encoding iron ABC transporter permease — MVTLEEDQTVELKKIKKRPFVATFILVVGLFILCLAIGTSIALGAADIDLQTVWQALVHFNPELTQHQIIQELRMPRALGAALIGAFLAVSGAIMQGMTRNPLASPSIMGVTDGAAFAIAIAFAFFPHTSSFQLMLWSFAGAGLGASLVFGVGSMSRGGLTPVKLALAGAAVGAFLSAISSTIAIRFDVAQDISFWFAGGLAGTRWVSIQIIVPVAIIGLTLAFILARSVTVLSLGDEVAKGLGQRTRLIKILGTLVVLLLTGAAVSVAGSVGFVGLVIPHITRFLVGVDYRWIIPCSAILGALLLVLADIGARMVNPPFETPVGAITALVGVPFFLYLARRDGRGL; from the coding sequence ATGGTGACTCTTGAAGAAGATCAAACAGTAGAACTAAAAAAGATAAAAAAGCGTCCGTTTGTGGCTACGTTTATTTTGGTGGTAGGACTTTTCATTTTATGCTTAGCAATAGGGACCTCCATCGCTTTGGGAGCTGCAGACATTGATCTTCAAACAGTCTGGCAAGCGTTGGTTCACTTTAATCCAGAGCTTACCCAGCATCAAATTATTCAAGAATTACGTATGCCTCGCGCACTGGGGGCCGCTTTAATTGGGGCGTTTCTCGCTGTATCTGGCGCGATTATGCAAGGAATGACCCGAAATCCATTAGCATCCCCTTCTATTATGGGGGTGACGGACGGCGCGGCATTTGCCATTGCCATCGCATTTGCTTTCTTTCCACATACATCATCCTTCCAGTTAATGCTTTGGTCATTTGCTGGGGCTGGACTCGGTGCCTCTCTTGTTTTTGGAGTTGGCTCAATGTCGCGAGGAGGATTAACACCCGTTAAGCTTGCTTTAGCTGGAGCCGCGGTTGGTGCATTTCTAAGTGCGATCTCTTCTACGATTGCCATCCGGTTTGATGTTGCGCAGGATATTAGCTTCTGGTTTGCAGGTGGTTTAGCAGGTACAAGATGGGTAAGCATTCAGATCATTGTGCCAGTTGCAATCATCGGATTAACCCTCGCATTTATCCTTGCCAGATCTGTGACTGTATTGAGCTTGGGGGACGAGGTAGCGAAGGGGTTAGGTCAACGTACTCGGTTAATCAAGATTCTCGGAACCCTTGTTGTGTTGCTTTTAACAGGTGCTGCGGTTTCTGTAGCAGGTTCTGTAGGGTTTGTTGGGCTCGTGATTCCGCATATTACTCGCTTTTTAGTCGGAGTCGATTATCGGTGGATTATTCCTTGCTCAGCAATACTCGGAGCGCTCTTGCTTGTACTAGCTGATATCGGTGCCAGGATGGTGAACCCACCTTTTGAAACACCGGTCGGGGCGATCACCGCTTTAGTTGGGGTTCCATTCTTCCTTTACCTTGCTAGAAGAGACGGGAGGGGATTGTAA
- the ade gene encoding adenine deaminase, with translation MNAESLKTTIAASSKQSVPDLVITNGKVIDVFNLTIIEADVAVSGGLIVGIGSYPDANQRIDAKGAFVCPGLIDGHIHIESAMVPPEEFSKIVVPKGVTTVIADPHEIANVGGAEAVRYMIDASKDLPLDTKMMIPSCVPAAPFEHNGADVTATDVKALFEEGHAFGLGEVMNYPAVLSGETDMLEKILSAHAGGHVVDGHAAGLDIYALNAYRTAGIRNDHEAVTAEEALERVRRGMYVLIREGTAAKDLEALLPAITPANARRFAFATDDRHLDHLIKEGSIDGSIRKAINLGMSELQAIQLATLNAAEAFGLQEKGAIAPGYEATFLLVNDLSTFTVDSVFVKGELHATKGEPVQNVRESIDAPDHLLKSMNMAPVTLQDLLLPANPDQDATIIESSPGSIITKSIKESIQVREGCFQPDPAKNQLKLTVVERHKQRGNVGLGIVKGIPIKNGAIVSTVAHDSHNVIACGTDDESILAAINHVKEIDGGMAVVKEGKVVASLSLDLAGLMSTKPHKIVQKEIQALEHALQTIGFNEDWDPFLTLAFLALPVIPALKLTDTGLFDVTQFKHVSIQ, from the coding sequence ATGAACGCAGAATCACTCAAAACAACCATTGCGGCTTCTTCAAAGCAGAGCGTACCAGATCTTGTCATTACAAATGGTAAAGTGATTGATGTTTTTAATCTAACCATAATCGAAGCAGATGTAGCTGTAAGTGGAGGTCTCATTGTTGGTATTGGATCCTACCCAGACGCTAACCAGCGGATTGATGCAAAGGGAGCCTTTGTTTGTCCGGGCCTAATTGATGGTCACATCCATATTGAATCAGCCATGGTGCCTCCTGAGGAGTTCAGTAAAATTGTGGTGCCAAAGGGCGTCACAACTGTTATTGCCGATCCTCATGAAATTGCAAATGTCGGTGGGGCAGAAGCTGTTCGATATATGATTGATGCATCCAAGGACCTTCCATTGGATACTAAAATGATGATTCCTTCATGTGTACCTGCTGCACCATTTGAACATAATGGTGCAGATGTAACGGCAACAGATGTCAAAGCTTTATTTGAAGAAGGGCACGCATTTGGACTCGGGGAAGTCATGAATTACCCAGCTGTTTTATCTGGTGAAACGGATATGCTTGAAAAGATTTTAAGCGCGCATGCAGGCGGCCATGTGGTAGATGGCCATGCTGCCGGCTTAGACATTTACGCGTTAAATGCGTATCGTACAGCAGGTATTCGTAATGATCATGAGGCAGTAACCGCGGAGGAAGCGTTAGAGAGAGTTCGTCGTGGAATGTATGTGCTAATCCGTGAAGGAACGGCAGCAAAGGATCTCGAAGCCCTATTACCTGCGATCACACCGGCGAATGCAAGACGTTTTGCATTTGCGACAGATGACCGTCACTTAGATCATCTAATTAAAGAAGGTAGTATTGACGGAAGCATACGTAAGGCGATTAATCTTGGTATGTCAGAGCTTCAAGCTATTCAACTAGCTACACTTAATGCGGCAGAAGCATTTGGACTCCAGGAGAAAGGTGCGATTGCACCTGGCTATGAGGCAACGTTCCTCCTGGTGAATGACCTATCCACATTTACGGTCGATTCTGTTTTTGTAAAAGGTGAGCTGCATGCCACAAAAGGAGAGCCTGTGCAAAATGTTCGGGAATCGATTGACGCACCTGACCACTTACTGAAAAGCATGAACATGGCTCCTGTCACACTTCAAGATCTGTTGCTTCCAGCAAATCCAGATCAAGATGCGACCATTATTGAAAGTAGCCCTGGTTCGATCATTACAAAATCAATTAAAGAGTCGATTCAAGTGAGAGAAGGCTGCTTTCAACCTGATCCAGCTAAAAATCAACTAAAGCTAACGGTCGTTGAGCGCCATAAGCAGCGAGGCAATGTAGGACTCGGCATTGTAAAAGGAATTCCCATTAAAAATGGGGCCATTGTATCCACTGTCGCGCATGATTCTCATAACGTGATTGCATGTGGTACGGATGATGAAAGTATTCTTGCTGCGATTAACCACGTGAAAGAAATAGATGGTGGAATGGCAGTTGTGAAAGAAGGAAAAGTGGTGGCTAGCCTATCACTTGATCTTGCTGGACTGATGTCAACAAAACCCCATAAAATTGTCCAAAAGGAAATTCAAGCATTAGAACACGCTCTCCAGACAATCGGTTTTAACGAAGACTGGGATCCATTTTTAACCCTCGCTTTCTTGGCCTTACCAGTTATTCCAGCCTTAAAATTAACCGATACTGGTTTATTTGATGTCACGCAATTCAAGCACGTTTCAATCCAGTGA
- a CDS encoding adenine deaminase C-terminal domain-containing protein, whose product MTERIYRWTKKRLRQHLDVVRGEKAPSIVLKNATYLNHARRKWLKANIWIADDRIVYVGQELPPVTDKDTEIIECKNSVVVPGYIEHHAHPFQLYNPHSFARYASARGTTTLINDNLYFFSNVEKKKALSLIEKLEEMPASMYWWARYDPQTELQSEAHFTNSRMKAWLEHHLVVQGGELTSWPKVLEGDDSTLHWMQETSRLRKPIEGHLPGASERTLSQMALLGVTCDHEAINGEEAVRRLDMGYMTSLRHSSMRPDLPNLLREMQELGVDHFVRCIMTTDGSPPSFYEDGVMDKLIKMALDAGLSDFDAYGMATYYVARYYNLDHKLGMIAPGRIAHLNFLSDKHSPKPIGVLAKGQWIVRDGVECQGEESFGWSDYGIKPLDTSWDLDESELHFSMPMGIEMVNAVILKPYRISVEGTVNELSDTHDESFFVLIDKNGKWMINTMIKGFSNKIKGFASSFSNTGDFILIGKNVKDMVAAFRAVKAQGGGMALVEDGEVIGNIVLSLNGAMSDKSMEGIMEEEKKFVSQLRDRGYKHEDPIYSLQFFSSTHLPYIRVTQRGIYDVTKKKILFPAIMR is encoded by the coding sequence ATGACGGAACGCATATATCGCTGGACGAAGAAACGCTTACGCCAGCACCTTGATGTCGTCAGGGGAGAAAAAGCGCCTTCAATTGTTCTCAAAAATGCTACGTATCTCAATCACGCCAGACGTAAATGGCTTAAAGCAAATATTTGGATTGCGGATGATCGAATTGTTTATGTTGGACAGGAGCTTCCCCCGGTAACAGATAAGGATACAGAAATAATTGAATGTAAGAACTCAGTCGTTGTACCTGGGTATATTGAGCACCATGCTCATCCGTTTCAATTATATAATCCCCATAGCTTTGCAAGATATGCTTCAGCTCGTGGGACAACAACACTGATCAATGATAATTTATATTTCTTTTCGAATGTTGAAAAAAAGAAAGCGCTTTCTTTGATTGAAAAGCTAGAGGAGATGCCTGCAAGTATGTACTGGTGGGCAAGATATGATCCTCAGACTGAGCTTCAGAGCGAGGCTCACTTTACGAATTCTCGCATGAAAGCATGGCTTGAGCATCATCTGGTTGTACAGGGTGGCGAGTTAACGTCATGGCCAAAAGTGCTAGAAGGTGATGATTCTACACTCCACTGGATGCAGGAGACCAGTCGCTTGCGTAAACCAATTGAAGGTCACCTGCCAGGAGCATCAGAACGGACATTATCTCAGATGGCCCTGCTTGGTGTCACATGTGATCATGAGGCGATAAACGGGGAAGAAGCTGTACGCCGTCTGGATATGGGGTATATGACTTCACTACGTCATTCTTCCATGCGTCCTGATTTGCCGAATCTGCTTCGTGAAATGCAAGAGCTTGGGGTTGACCATTTTGTACGTTGTATCATGACAACAGATGGATCTCCGCCTTCCTTTTATGAGGACGGAGTCATGGATAAATTAATTAAAATGGCACTTGATGCCGGGTTATCTGACTTTGATGCGTATGGGATGGCCACGTATTATGTAGCCAGATATTACAACTTGGATCATAAGCTAGGAATGATTGCACCTGGGCGCATCGCACATCTTAATTTCCTGTCTGACAAACATTCGCCAAAACCAATTGGTGTTTTAGCAAAAGGACAATGGATTGTTCGAGATGGAGTTGAATGTCAAGGAGAAGAGTCATTTGGCTGGAGCGATTATGGCATCAAACCACTTGATACGAGCTGGGACTTGGATGAGAGTGAATTGCACTTCTCTATGCCAATGGGAATCGAAATGGTAAATGCCGTTATCTTAAAGCCTTATCGCATTTCAGTTGAAGGAACAGTGAATGAGTTAAGTGATACTCATGATGAAAGCTTCTTTGTTCTGATCGACAAGAATGGTAAATGGATGATTAATACCATGATTAAAGGTTTCTCAAATAAAATCAAAGGGTTTGCTAGTTCCTTTTCGAACACAGGTGACTTCATTTTAATCGGCAAAAATGTGAAGGACATGGTTGCAGCTTTTCGTGCTGTTAAGGCACAAGGCGGCGGAATGGCACTTGTAGAGGACGGCGAAGTCATTGGAAATATCGTTCTTTCCTTAAATGGTGCAATGTCCGATAAGTCAATGGAAGGCATTATGGAAGAAGAGAAGAAATTTGTGTCTCAATTGCGTGATCGAGGCTATAAGCATGAAGATCCAATCTACAGTTTACAATTCTTTTCATCTACTCATTTGCCATATATTCGCGTTACACAAAGAGGAATCTATGATGTTACAAAGAAAAAGATACTCTTTCCTGCGATTATGCGCTAA
- a CDS encoding NAD(P)/FAD-dependent oxidoreductase, whose protein sequence is MSKHIVILGAGYGGLLAALTVRNYYSESQAKVTVVNQTGTHQIITELHRLAAGNIAEDAVAMPLEKLFKGKSIDLKIATVNSFSVDNKEVVLSDGSTLSYDALVVGLGSKTAYFGIPGLEENSMVLKSAAEANQVHNHIQDRIRKYAKTKNEADATIVIGGGGLTGVELVGELADTLPAFARSLGVDPQDIKLKLVEAGPKILPVLPDHLIERATKSLEKRGVEFLTGLPVTNVEGNIIDLKDGQKIVANTFVWTGGVQGNPLVGESGLEVNRGRATVTEGLQSTSHEDVFVVGDSAVYFSPDGRPYPPTAQIAWQMGELVGYNLYAYLEGKKCAPFSPIDSGTLASLGRKDAVATIGQNSTPLKGMPASLMKEASNVRYLTHIKGLFSLAY, encoded by the coding sequence ATGTCAAAACATATTGTCATCCTAGGCGCAGGTTATGGCGGACTTTTAGCTGCTTTAACTGTTAGAAATTATTACAGTGAATCTCAAGCAAAAGTAACAGTGGTTAACCAAACTGGAACTCACCAAATTATTACGGAGCTTCACCGTTTAGCAGCTGGGAACATTGCTGAGGACGCTGTGGCTATGCCACTTGAAAAGCTATTTAAAGGGAAATCCATTGACCTTAAAATTGCAACAGTTAACTCGTTCTCTGTTGATAACAAAGAAGTAGTGTTATCAGACGGAAGCACGCTTAGCTACGATGCATTAGTGGTTGGTCTTGGAAGTAAAACAGCTTACTTCGGCATCCCTGGACTTGAAGAAAACAGCATGGTTCTTAAATCAGCAGCTGAAGCAAATCAAGTTCACAATCATATTCAAGATCGCATTCGCAAATATGCAAAAACAAAAAATGAAGCAGATGCTACAATTGTAATCGGTGGTGGTGGACTAACAGGTGTTGAGCTTGTTGGTGAGCTTGCTGATACATTACCTGCTTTCGCTAGATCACTTGGTGTAGATCCACAAGATATCAAATTAAAACTAGTAGAAGCTGGTCCGAAAATTCTTCCTGTACTACCAGATCATTTGATCGAGCGTGCGACGAAGAGTCTTGAAAAACGTGGCGTCGAGTTCTTAACAGGTCTTCCTGTTACAAACGTGGAAGGCAACATCATTGATCTAAAAGATGGTCAAAAAATTGTAGCTAACACATTTGTCTGGACAGGTGGCGTTCAAGGAAATCCTCTAGTTGGAGAATCTGGCCTTGAAGTAAACCGCGGTCGAGCGACTGTAACAGAAGGTCTTCAGTCTACTTCTCATGAAGATGTGTTTGTGGTTGGAGATAGTGCTGTATACTTCTCACCAGATGGTCGTCCATACCCGCCAACGGCTCAAATCGCATGGCAAATGGGTGAATTGGTTGGTTACAACTTATATGCGTACCTTGAAGGAAAGAAATGTGCGCCGTTTAGCCCAATCGACTCTGGAACACTTGCAAGCCTAGGCCGCAAAGATGCTGTTGCAACGATTGGTCAAAATTCTACGCCATTAAAGGGAATGCCTGCATCTCTTATGAAAGAAGCAAGTAATGTTCGTTACTTAACGCACATTAAAGGACTATTTAGCTTAGCATACTAA
- a CDS encoding heptaprenylglyceryl phosphate synthase translates to MAEYQHWKHVFKLDPNKELSDAALEAICESGTDAIIVGGTDGVTLDNTLQLLVRIRRYAVPCVLEVSNVDAITPGFDYFFIPTVLNSQKVEWITGQHHAALKEYGAIMNWDEVIPEGYCVLNPDAKVAQLTDAACDLDTEDVLAYARMAENLYKLPIFYLEYSGTYGDPNIVKQVSSVLEETRLVYGGGIESRAKAEEMAAYADTIVVGNVIYTNLQEALKTVQAVKGDLLS, encoded by the coding sequence ATGGCTGAGTATCAGCATTGGAAACATGTATTTAAACTTGATCCAAATAAAGAACTGTCCGACGCGGCTTTAGAAGCAATATGCGAGTCAGGTACAGATGCAATTATAGTAGGTGGCACAGATGGAGTAACACTCGATAACACACTTCAGCTACTCGTACGTATTAGACGTTATGCAGTACCTTGTGTACTTGAAGTATCAAATGTAGATGCCATCACGCCGGGGTTTGATTATTTCTTTATTCCAACTGTCTTGAACAGTCAGAAGGTAGAATGGATTACCGGCCAGCATCATGCGGCCCTAAAAGAATACGGAGCCATTATGAATTGGGATGAAGTGATCCCGGAAGGCTATTGTGTATTAAATCCAGACGCAAAGGTTGCCCAATTAACTGATGCCGCGTGTGATCTTGATACCGAGGATGTACTCGCTTATGCAAGAATGGCAGAGAATCTGTACAAGCTTCCGATTTTTTATTTAGAATATAGTGGAACCTATGGAGATCCTAACATTGTGAAGCAGGTATCATCTGTTCTTGAAGAAACAAGATTGGTTTACGGTGGCGGCATTGAGTCAAGAGCCAAGGCAGAAGAGATGGCGGCTTATGCAGATACGATTGTAGTCGGCAATGTCATTTATACAAACCTACAAGAAGCGTTAAAAACGGTTCAAGCAGTAAAAGGAGACTTGCTTTCTTAG
- a CDS encoding YerC/YecD family TrpR-related protein — protein MQIDKLRGKELDQLFKAVLSLKDLEECYEFFDDLCTINEIQSLAQRLEVARMLQNGYTYHKIETETGASTATISRVKRCLNYGNDSYTMALDRIKEEQTESTE, from the coding sequence TTGCAAATCGATAAGTTACGCGGTAAGGAACTTGATCAACTGTTTAAAGCCGTTCTTTCACTAAAAGATTTAGAGGAATGCTATGAATTCTTTGATGATCTTTGCACAATTAATGAAATACAGTCACTGGCACAGCGTCTTGAGGTAGCTAGAATGCTTCAAAACGGATATACGTATCACAAAATTGAGACAGAGACTGGGGCAAGTACAGCAACAATCTCTAGGGTCAAACGTTGCTTAAATTACGGTAATGACAGTTACACGATGGCACTCGATCGTATCAAGGAAGAACAAACCGAGTCAACCGAATAA
- a CDS encoding iron ABC transporter permease, whose protein sequence is MDSYNLTKQSKKPFIIFGILILAIIGVFLLSLNLGYIRISPFDVLKTFLGMGTDKDALVLFQFRLPRMVIALLIGAGLAVSGAILQGVSQNGLADPGILGINAGAGFAVVLFIFFFQGSLTGLGTLSIFIMPFFALLGAVLAAFLIYVLAWKKGVTPVRLILVGIGINAGFAAALLVFQLKMNPRDFMQATIWLSGSIWGTNWKFVLATLPWILILIPFTLYKARYLNILNLGDQVATNLGARVEKERRILLFLSVALAGACVAVGGGIAFLGLVAPHIARKLVGPKHQYLIPASALVGALLLLVADMLGRNVLQPSEIPVGLVVAMLGAPYFLYLLMKTP, encoded by the coding sequence ATGGACTCGTATAATCTAACAAAACAAAGCAAAAAACCCTTTATCATATTCGGCATTTTAATTCTCGCCATTATCGGGGTGTTTCTTTTAAGTTTAAATCTAGGATACATTCGTATCTCACCCTTCGATGTACTTAAAACCTTCTTAGGTATGGGAACAGACAAGGATGCACTGGTGCTTTTTCAATTTCGCTTACCGCGTATGGTTATTGCTCTCTTAATTGGTGCGGGACTTGCGGTATCAGGTGCCATCCTTCAAGGCGTGTCTCAAAATGGACTCGCGGATCCAGGGATTTTAGGCATTAACGCTGGAGCTGGATTTGCAGTTGTCTTATTTATTTTCTTTTTCCAAGGATCACTTACGGGTCTCGGAACCCTTTCCATTTTCATTATGCCTTTCTTTGCTTTACTTGGTGCCGTATTAGCTGCCTTTTTAATTTATGTTCTTGCATGGAAAAAAGGCGTGACGCCTGTCCGATTAATCTTAGTTGGAATTGGAATTAATGCAGGCTTTGCCGCTGCTCTGCTTGTATTTCAATTAAAAATGAACCCGCGTGATTTTATGCAGGCAACGATATGGTTGTCGGGTAGCATCTGGGGAACAAATTGGAAGTTTGTTTTAGCGACATTGCCTTGGATTCTAATCCTCATACCGTTTACACTTTATAAAGCTCGGTATTTAAATATTTTAAACTTAGGTGATCAGGTAGCAACAAACTTAGGTGCTCGTGTAGAAAAAGAGCGGAGAATTCTCTTGTTCTTATCCGTTGCGCTTGCAGGAGCATGTGTAGCTGTTGGAGGAGGAATTGCCTTTCTTGGACTTGTTGCACCTCATATTGCCCGCAAGCTAGTTGGTCCGAAGCATCAATACTTAATTCCTGCCTCAGCGCTTGTTGGCGCATTGCTGTTGCTAGTGGCAGATATGCTTGGGCGCAATGTCTTACAGCCATCTGAAATTCCTGTAGGCCTCGTGGTAGCAATGCTTGGCGCGCCTTACTTTTTATATTTATTAATGAAAACCCCATAA
- a CDS encoding ABC transporter ATP-binding protein, whose translation MVRLQTEALDISYGDRDIVKGLDLEIPEGQITTIIGPNGCGKSTILKTMARIHNAKKGAVYLDGTAIHKESTKTIAKKMAILPQTPEAPSGLTVTELVSYGRFPHQKGFGKLTKEDHDLIYWALEVTGMLEFHDRPIDALSGGQRQRVWIAMALAQETDLLLLDEPTTYLDLAHQLEILQLLERLNKEQGRTIVMVIHDLNHAARFAHHMVALNAGTIVKEGMPEMVMTSEVLERVFNIDAEVVRDPRTNKPVCLTYDLLSTKVIGSKQTYAYA comes from the coding sequence ATGGTTAGACTTCAAACAGAAGCTTTGGATATTTCATATGGTGATCGCGATATTGTTAAGGGACTTGATTTAGAAATTCCCGAAGGACAAATAACCACAATCATAGGTCCAAATGGATGTGGGAAGTCTACGATTCTAAAAACGATGGCTCGAATCCATAATGCAAAAAAAGGGGCAGTCTATCTTGATGGGACTGCGATTCATAAAGAATCAACGAAGACGATTGCGAAGAAAATGGCTATTCTGCCTCAAACACCTGAAGCGCCAAGTGGCTTAACAGTAACGGAGCTTGTGTCTTACGGACGTTTCCCGCACCAAAAAGGTTTCGGTAAACTGACGAAAGAAGATCATGACTTGATCTATTGGGCACTTGAAGTAACGGGTATGCTCGAATTTCATGATCGTCCAATCGATGCGTTATCTGGAGGCCAGCGTCAACGTGTCTGGATTGCCATGGCACTTGCACAGGAAACGGATCTACTCCTGCTTGATGAACCAACTACGTATTTAGACTTGGCTCACCAGCTTGAGATTCTTCAACTTCTTGAACGCTTGAATAAGGAACAAGGACGCACAATTGTGATGGTCATTCATGACTTAAATCATGCAGCACGTTTTGCTCATCATATGGTTGCACTGAACGCTGGTACCATCGTCAAAGAAGGAATGCCTGAAATGGTGATGACAAGCGAAGTACTAGAGCGTGTATTCAATATCGATGCAGAAGTTGTTCGAGATCCAAGAACAAATAAGCCTGTTTGCCTCACATACGACCTGCTAAGTACAAAAGTGATCGGTTCTAAACAAACATACGCGTACGCTTAA
- a CDS encoding DUF1641 domain-containing protein, which translates to MSETSEQQQVSLSKQQVELLDQLLKPEVQESLTTLVDQLPKLTEMITVMTKSYDFAHSVATDDVLKADTVGAITEILEPVKETAKEVAQTAIEAKERAEASNEVIGIFGLMKLLKDPQAQKLFRFTQAYLNVMNERENKK; encoded by the coding sequence ATGTCAGAAACGAGCGAACAACAACAAGTTTCACTAAGCAAGCAACAAGTAGAATTACTTGATCAGCTTTTGAAACCAGAGGTACAAGAATCACTCACAACGCTAGTTGATCAATTACCAAAATTGACTGAAATGATTACAGTAATGACGAAATCATACGATTTTGCTCATTCTGTTGCTACTGATGATGTGCTGAAAGCAGATACAGTTGGAGCAATTACAGAAATTCTTGAGCCAGTTAAAGAAACAGCGAAGGAAGTTGCTCAAACAGCAATTGAAGCAAAAGAGCGTGCAGAAGCAAGTAATGAAGTCATTGGAATTTTTGGCCTAATGAAGCTTCTAAAAGACCCTCAAGCTCAAAAGTTATTCCGCTTCACTCAAGCTTACCTTAATGTTATGAACGAGCGTGAGAACAAGAAGTAA